The window ataaattcagtaaatacaaaaaaataatgtttaatttttcaagatcaGATATCTTAATCTACATTTGTCTTTCAATATTTCCAGTTAtgcttttagttattattaagtTTCTCAATTTACActcagagttttttttatgttaaaaaaaatcaaaaaagcttgtatataaatttataattttttttaaggtatgGTTTTGGGCTATGTGTCCTCTCTATTGGGTAAggtgttttgttatgttttattggagaaaagaaaaggttctaAAGGTCATAATCCGGAGCGACCTCAACCATTCATTCCTTGAAGGGGATCAACACCATTGGTGGCATCTAAGggtgttccttttttttcttgttttgagagCTAGCATAGAGAGTGAACTAGgttgtttttggtgttttggaTGTattttttgatgcattttttgtttgattgatgAAGAGATAAGAATGAATCAAAGGTTAAAAGGTGGTAATTGAACCAACCTTTTTGGGGAGAAgcttgaaaatgataaattgtGCTAGACGACATTTTATctggtttctatttttttgtttgaaaaccatcaaaattatattgtttcacgcaaaacacatatttttagctaaaatgcatcatttcatttaatatgACAAATTGTTGTTTTGTTAACCCTAAAACAATTAGGGTTAaacttttttgaatttgttttttgcccttaatctttgaaattttgtaattAAACCCTCAATTGACTCTAATCTTTAGAAATCCTTTTAGTTTCACACGTGGcctttttttattggatcctTGGACTTTAGTGCCTTGTATAAAGTGGTTATTGGtctcaaaatatttcaatttggtCTTCGATTGATCCTTAAATGTtagatttctttcaattttacccttaatcaattcaatttcaccccctcCATGTTTAGCAACTTATGCATTATGATACTTGgacaattaattatttcaattttttccaaATTAATTCCTAAACTAGATTTCTCTTTTGATTAAGCCTCTAATTGAGTCAATTAAACCCCTCCAAGCTTCAATTACATCCCTAGCTTtctaatttttgcaattttactTTGATCTTCACTTTTCTGCTTTAATCATGCCCTCAATTGACAAAATTGAACTTCTAAACTTTACAACCTTGTCCATATTGGTTCTTAAACTTCCAATATGTACAGAGTCGATTTGAGCTGGGTTAACTTGATCACACATAGACCCAATGAATATAAGCAATGTCTTTTGGGTTATTTTAGACATATTCACTAGAGTAGGGTCAAAGCCCAATTTTCATCATCCATATAGGTCCAACGTCTATTTTTGCAAATAACTTTTTCGATGAAATCTTTCATTTTAGGAATTAACgtcaatatttttgtaaaatcgatgaaaattctaattttagtgattaatgtcaatattttttataaaattgaaaaaaatttcttttagggactaacatcaatatatttttttgaaatcgaTAAGATCTTCTACTTTTAGAGAGTAGAGTCAAATTTTGGCAAAGACGGACATTATCTCTTATTTTAGGGATTAACATCAATAATTGTTTTCAAAATCGTTGAAATATCCTATTTTAGGAATTAACATCAATAGTTTTgtaaaatcaatgaaatcttCTATTTTAGGAATTaacatcattgtttttttaaaaaaaaaatcaatgaaatcttCTATTAGGGATTAATGTTAATATTGGTTTTTTGAAACCAAtagaatcttttatttttaaggattaaCATCACAGTCTTACAATGATAGATGAAATCCCCTATACTTTTAGggattaacattaaaataattgatgaattttctactttttaaagacattttttttaaaaaaaaataagataaaatgaaccacaaaataaacttaaaatataacttaaactattaaaataatatgcgTACAAGCTGATAATATAATTTAGagagttattgttttttttcctctcttttttttttccctcagacaaacaaataaattaggGAATGAAATTCCACTTGGAAGTAGCGAAAACATCGGTAATATATCCATCTACATGGAAGTTGCTAATAGTCTATCTATCCTCGCATGTATAGTTTTAAAGACCGGTCTAATGattgattcaatttaaaatttttattttaactgaaTTAATAGGTTGgtcaggttaattttttttaaaatcaaaatgatattattttagtaaaaaaataaaaaaaaataaaagttagtgGATTTACAACTGGATTTTACCAGATTACCGAGTCACCGAATGAACTTGTCAGATCACTCGagtcatattaaattttttctttttttatttttcttcaatttgatttgattttaattttaaattaattaaattttaaattaattagatcagatttcaaaattataatcacGTGTTAAAAAGAACATATTCTACAAAATCCGACTAGAAAAGGGCCAAGTAGATAGATACAGGACCTTTCCAGCCTTTCACTTCACCTTGCTTACCCCAAGAATTTCACGAGTCACCTTCTCACTACATTTTCCTTCGAGGgccttccttattttatttatttatttcgggacccacaaaaaagtaaaaaagaaactcTGGCACTCATGGGATGATGCCACGTTGAAGCCCAGCCACTTGTCTCTGTCTCTCCCGGCACGTGCCACCCTCATACGTGCGGTCTAATCCCCCTGTCTCTCTTCTCAGTTCTCCCATTTTTGCATGGCCTAGCTTCACTCGAGAGTTGAGACCAAGGGGCAAATGAAAACGAAGGTAAGGTGGGGTCCGCCTATGCCCACATCCATTAACATGCAGACACGCGTCTCTCGTTTCTCTATTTATTCACCGCTCAGGGTGGCTCTTGGCAGAGCACGCAAGGAAGGAAGAAAGGGTGGGAAGCTGATAAAAGagagtagtagtagtagttgtCTTTGCAATCTCGGTCTAGGGTTCCATTCTTGATTCCACATTGTTTTATTTAGCTAGCAAGCAAAGAAAGCAAAAATGTTTATTGAGAAGTTTAAGGTTGAGAGTCCTAACGTTAAGTACACTGAAGATGAGATTCACTCCGTGTACAACTACGAAACCACTGAACTTGTTCATGAGAACAAGAACGGTTCTTATCAGTGGACTGTCAAGCCCAAAACTGTCCAATATGAATTCAAGACTGATATTCATGTCCCTAAACTAGGGTTTGCACCCATATTCCATTCCTttctattcttttcttctttctttttgtgctCATCTTCTTTAATTGGAGGCTCATCCTTTGTGGGTTAATCTTAAAATCTTGagataatgttttaatttttctttttctgacaGTGTTATGCTTGTGGGGTGGGGCGGAAACAATGGTTCAACTCTCACTGGTGGTGTTATTGCCAACAGAGAGTgagtttctcttctttcttgttttttatagtattttatttGTGCTTTGCTTTAAATCAGGGATGTAAAATTGGTTCCTTTTGGTTGGTAAAATTATGTGATTGATGTTTAGTTGGTTTCTTtgctatttgaatttttaattaattttatgacgTGAGGTGTTGAATATTTTCCAGAGGAATCTCCTGGGCAACTAAGGACAAGGTGCAACAAGCCAATTACTTTGGCTCACTTACCCAGGCATCAAGTATCAGAGTTGGGTCCTTCAATGGAGAGGAGATTTATGCTCCATTCAAGAGCCTGCTCCCCATGGTATACACGTGTCTAACATTACGTACTGCCTTTAATTACTTCCCGTCTTTGTATTATATTTTGAGTTAATTCATAAATTGTTCTCAACTAAGATGTTAATCAACACTAACTTCTCTAAAAGAATTCTGAtgttgaaatgttaaaaaacaatacagGTGAACCCAGATGATATTGTATTTGGGGGATGGGATATAAGTGACATGAACTTGGCAGATGCCATGGCGAGGGCCAAGGTTTTCGACATTGACTTGCAAAAGCAATTGAGGCCCTACATGGAATCCATGGTACCACTCCCTGGAATTTACGACCCTGATTTCATTGCTGCCAATCAAGGCTCACGTGCTAACAATGTTATCAAAGGCACTAAGAAAGAACAAGTCCAGCAAATTATCGAAGACATTAGGtagcattttaattttaattttaattactgTTAACTTTTCCGGTTCTGTAACTGGAAAAAAGGTTTTTTGTTCCTTAGATGGAAAGGTAATCAATGTGGTTGTGTCTTTTCATAATTAACTAGGGAGTTCAAGGAGAAAAACAAGGTGGACAAGGTGGTTGTGTTGTGGACTGCCAACACAGAGAGGTACAGTAATATTGTTGTGGGGCTGAATGACACCATGGAGAACCTCTTGGCTGCTGTGGAGAAGGATGAATCAGAGATATCCCCATCAACCTTGTATGCTCTGGCTTGCATTTATGAAAATATTCCTTTCATAAATGGAAGCCCACAGAACACTTTTGTTCCAGGTTTTTAACCTTAAAATCCCACTATTTGTTTCAAAGGTCAAATATTGCTGGTTGTTAAGAAGTGTcgaagttcaatttttttttttttggtttttgataacTACAGGACTTGTTGATTTGGCTATTAAGAGGAACAGTTTGATTGGTGGAGATGACTTTAAGAGTGGTCAGACCAAGATGAAATCTGTTCTGGTTGATTTCCTTGTTGGGGCCGGTATTAAGGTATATAATACATTAAGAAAGCGGAATCATAGACTTTTTGTCCTAATTGTGTTTTCAATAATTGTGGTGACATTGACGGGGTGTTTGTGATTGTGATGATTCAGCCAACGTCAATAGTGAGTTACAACCATCTGGGAAACAATGATGGCATGAATCTATCAGCACCTCAAACTTTTCGGTCCAAGGAAATCTCCAAGAGCAATGTTGTTGATGACATGGTCTCTAGCAATGGCATCCTCTATGAGCCTGGTGAACATCCTGACCATGTTGTAGTAATCAAGGTAATTGATCTCACTTTTGTTACACTCTCAACTCCTTTTCCAATTCTTACTCTTGAAGTGCTTTAtcttcttttgttcttttttaatttatgttttgtattttactTGTATAGTATGTGCCATATGTTGGAGATAGCAAGAGAGCTATGGATGAGTACACCTCGGAGATATTCATGGGTGGGAAAAACACTATAGTGCTGCACAACACCTGTGAAGACTCTCTCTTGGCTGCACCAATCATCCTCGACTTGGTTCTTCTTGCAGAACTTAGCACAAGGATCCAGCTCAAAGGCGAAGCAGAGGTGTGTTTTCTTGCACTGAACTTTTGATCCTGTTTGATTTTGTTAGGCAAACTAATTTACTTCTTTGTGGATTGACCTTGTACCGATTCTATATGCAGGGCAAGTTTCACTCTTTCCACCCAGTTGCTACTATTCTCAGTTACCTCACAAAGGCTCCTCTTGTAAGTTCTACTCTTTTATACCACTTGGTTGTTCTTTGGGATTTAATTACTGACTCAATGAAATAAAGGGAAATGGGAAGTTGGGGTTAATGTATTTTTACCTGGCCAAAAGGCCAGTACTTCATCTATGTTGTTCATGCCAATGTACTCAGTTTGACACGAGTAGTTGAATTACTTTAGTGACAAGATGTAAATCAAATCATACTAATCTTGACTTGATCCTTAATACTCACTTTGGCTTTGTCAGATTATCTTAATATCATCAGACTTCTTGTCTTCATCACTGAGAGCTTATGACTAACTTGTATTAACTCTCTAATGGGGAAAAAACAGGTTCCACCAGGCACACCAGTGGTGAATGCACTGTCAAAGCAACGTGCAATGCTTGAGAACATACTTAGAGCTTGTGTTGGGTTAGCTCCTGAGAACAACATGATTTTGGAATACAAATGAGCCAGTAGAAGATAACAGTGGAAGAAGATTGGTCTAGGAACTAAAACAGCCAGccatttttcctttctcttccaCTAATCCTGTGGTTAGGAGATGctttttccatatatataaatgtaataGTTGTGTGATATTAATGTTATGTATGGAGTTTGTTGTTTATTTCATGTAGCCCGTTTGCTCTGGTTCTCTGATGACCAAGCACCTCTTTCTATTGGAAAAGGAAAATATGCATGTAAATTGTTCATAAACTGTGTTTATCACAGCGAAGTCGTGTAGTTATTTCAGTCTATACCATTAAACTATAGTTTTCTTCCCTTCTgaactcttcttcttcaaattaaaactaCTAACGAGTATGAATTCAtgatttgtttagtttataatcATGGTAATTTTGAAATCATTAGTAAATACATAAACTTCCATCCCCAGTTTTTTCTTGAATACCCCTAATAATTAATTCCTTGGCACTCATGGAGTGCCAAGGAAAGGGGGGAGAAAATTTCAATGGTCCCCAGCTATCTGTCCTCTCTCCAGTGCCATACATGTGGAGTGCTCATTATTTGAACCATCCATAAGGTCCACAATTTTGTTGTTACATCAATCAATATATACAAGGAGGACAATTCATTCTCTGTGGGAATAAAACTGGTCCCGTGGGGCTAATTATCATCTCAGGCTGACAAGTTTTGGATTGTGTGATTATTTTCATGTTGCCTGCAAACCTCAAGAGGGCAGGTGGGTGGCCTAGACTGTTGGAGATAATGCCGTGGGCCTGTATAAATTTTCTGCACCAGATCATGACTCTTACAGAACAGAGGAACGATTCAActctctctgtttctttctctctcaatttcttGATTCGTTATCCATGGAGTAACGCCTAGCAATATCTTCGAAAAAATTGGAAAGGATTGGTCTTACGATATCTTCTCGAAACAGAAGTgatgtcttccaaaaaaagcTATCAAGGGAGATGATTCTCCTCGTTGGATACCAGGATTTGGGATAATCTATAACCCAAACATAGCCGTTTTTCATGTAATCTCATACAGTATCAAACAAGATCATGAAGGGGCTCCGGTGCCAGCACTGATCATCATCAACTCATATAACTGTTACGATATGTCCAATATGTTTTTGAATATCCATCACATTTTATATGAGCTTACAATTCGAAGAGGGCCTAAAGGATAATCATAATCTTAGCCCTAATCCTTCTTTATAACAGCGCAACAACAACCAATTCTCGAGTTTTGAAGCAGGAAACTGAGGCTTCTCCCTCAAAGCGTCCATCTATCACATTTGTGTTATCTCTCAAAAACTTTACCAAAACAGTTAAAACCAGATGATTTAACCGCTCTGCTATGCGAGggttagattaatttttaaaaaaaaattcaggtatTATTGTAAATTTGGGATTTTTAGAATGTTCAAAGATTGGGAAGGAAAAGAAGTGTGAGTGTGTAACTTATTTCTTGAACTATACTACTTACACAATTTCGGagatcaaattatataaatttaaattcatttaaaatcacATGCTATGTTATTACCgtctttcaatttaaaatataacattgaaaaaaaaattatacacctaaaaatatataaaaaaatatatagttcatAATATAGTTCATCTCATGCAATTCTTTTACTCGAgtaatttttccataaaaatataatttttccatAAAAGTATAATTTGCAATAACAAGATTTGGAGAcctaattgattgaaaataattccTACATTGTAAAATATCCCACTTCGGTTTctccattttaatattttcaatttaaattttgtgttttagaaAAAGCAATCAAGTACTCTTCAAAAAATACCATTTTGATTAATCAGGTGTGCTCTTGACAATGGCATTTTCGAAATAGATGTTCTTGATTGATCTTGTGTTACAAGAGCATATTAGATATGCTATTAAAGAGGTTTAGACTTCaatctctatattttattttattttattttattttaatcaaaacaattaaagatgagaaaaaaaattctatgaaGAGGGATTTTTGTGAAAATGGACAgaacaatcaaatttaaaataaacactcTAAGGATGACGTGTACTTGAatgagatatatattttttaataaaaagaagaaaatgaagctGAAAACAGGGGCTCTAGGATTATGATTATGCCCAAAAAAATGTTAACGGTTTAATCCTTTCATTACTCCTTCCATGTCTGTGCAGAAGGTTGATCATAATATAACCTTATTAACAAACCTTTGACAAGCGAATAGAAGGTTGGGGATGTAGCTCAGATGGTAGAGCGCTCGCTTAGCATGCGAGAGGTACGGGGATCGATACCCCGCatctccatttttattttaattactttttttttttttttttgttcttcgaAAAGGCCTTGAATAGCCTGTCCAGACATGTGGCGTCCAAGGCCGACAGCACTGTACTCCAGTTGTTGGGCCGCCGAATGGATGGTTCCGTTTCATACCTCCAAGGCGGAAGAATTTTTATAGCTACAAATTACAAGTCTAAAATTTTGACCACTGCAAACCACATGATACATACAGCCAAGATAAACGAGGTTTTTATAAGCTAAAATCCTTCAAGACTTGTGGggtttgttaaaattttaaaaccctGTAAAATTTATCGGTTTGTTACAGGTTAAAACTTCCGAAGATCaattaaacttataattaaGAGGAGATATcagaatatataattttattgatctGTGTGTGCTAAAAACACAAGCCAAACTAGAAGTTTTTATAGATATAGTTGGTTCGGGTTTGAGCATGTAATTATATCTAACCTAACTTCTAATACTTTTCAAGTTATAAActcaattcatttaatttttttggatttaaacaGATTAGATATATCAAATTGGGCTACGTTGACCAGGTTtcaaaatttacaataaaagttttttctcctaaattatcatgattatttttttaaatggttcatttattgtctttgttttttttatcatttaattaaaattaaattatttaatctaGTTATTAAGTATATAacccaagttatttttttccctacTTCAAAACACATTTATGGCACCTGAACATTCATTAATTTGATCCAGAAACATACATGTTCTTATCTACATATAGTGCGCATAGATGAACTAGGattgttaattataaaattaactgTGATGACGGGTAAAGTATTTACAGTTGGAGTTGAACAAGTAAAGTAAAAACAATAGTCATGAGAATTGTTTTTTGCAAGTTCTTGCGTCAATGGGCAGCCGATGAACCAATCACCGAGCCATTGACTAATTCTCACAGCAAATCTTTCCAACTTCGCTGTTCAAGATTTGGAAGCATTTTAATATTAGCCGAAAGAGAAATCAtctgatatttttattagtaatttacAAGTATGATATGACCTCTGGGGTAAGTTGTGTTGGGGAGATAATACAtattcaaatcatatttttgttgataaattacAAGACAACTGGTAGTTCACTGATTATTGATTGAGTCCTTagaccttaaaaaataaattatgatttgaaaTCAGTCCATATGTTTTCTTCTAGTTGTTTTACATTGCTAGCTTTTCTTCTAAGCTTGTCAACAATAATGGATGATAATCTAATGACATTATTGTGTGTAAGGTagattctatttgtttttgtattttaaaaatagtttttaaaaaatttgatattatattttttttttagtgttttcaattcattttaatacgctaatgtcaaaataatttttttaaaaattaaaaaaatagtattttaatatatttttgagtgaaaaacactttaaaaaacaattgcaattaCACTCTCAAGTACCCTCGTATACCACTGAAGTTGATCatttatttggttttgtgtTTCAAACGGAAGttgtctaaaaatattaaaaacaaattatttcaaattattttttatatatttttgaattattttgacgaggtgatattaaaaatattttttaaaagataaaaattattatcttaatatatttttaaataaaaaatattttaaaaaataactattattatattcttaatatatttcCTTTCTAATTCATTCGGCTTTTATTCTATCTTATATATCGTTAATATTATCAAAGACTTGCACATCTAGCTGcacaacaaataattaaataatagttttttcttcctttaaatCTCATCtgatctataaaaatatttatttattttacataaaacatCTATATTATAggcctaaaaaataaatagggaaaaatttgatatttaaagtCACAAAGATGAATGTTGACGCAatatatagtaataataaaaccaAGGTTTTCAAGTCCTAAAATCATAGAGGgaaaactttgatatttttttaagaagtctaaaattcaataatctaataaaaataacacatatattattcatatagaaattaaaaccaatataaccaagaaaattcaaagttaagtagaaaaaaataattaaatctaaacttaactagaaaaataattaaaacaataaaaataatattttccgatcataattttcaaatctCGTATGgttacaaaaacaaatgacaCCACCCATGTAGAACCGAGTCtataaaatcattcaaaaaaatttaaaattaattcaattagttTTATAACATTCTATACTTGATCTGTCCGGATTGTCTATAGTAAAATAccccaaatatatttttcagtgtttagtgagtgtggttgcggttattttttaaagtgtttttcactcaaaaatatattaaaaaatatttttaatattagcgtatgaaaataatttaaaaatattaatttaaaataaaaaataaaaaaaattcaaaatttctcaaaaacattaaaccagcaaaaacaaacaaataaaaaaaaatggaatcacATCTAAGTAATTATATCTCCGTACGGTTGTCTAAGGAATCTTCAATGGTGATGATGATTGGCTACAATTGGGCCACTAGTAGTAAATTCATTGGACGGTAAGATCCGTGCTCTTGAATATTCCAGAAGGCAGTCTGGATCCTCAAAAatcaatgagaaaataaaataaaataaagagcacGTCGCAACCAACCCATATTaatgagagaaaataaatagGGGCTATTTTCTACGGGTGGTATATGGACACGTATATCCCAAAGTGCGTGGTCCCACCAAGAGTATGTGATTTGTCAAGGACACCATAGCAGCAGCATTACAGCCCATTTCTATCAATCGATCGATCAGCTCCAAATGAGTCTCTTTCAACTTTAATCGGAACACCAACCACCAGATGACGGATCTGTGCTTTTTACTGTAACaaattttcaattgataatGAAAGTTAGGTATGATTCAGAGCGTGGAGTGCTGaggggttgttttttttaatttgttttatttaaaaatatattaagataataatttttttaatttttaaaaattgttttttatattaaaatataagaacagtaaaaattacaaacaataatttaaaaaaacaatttaaaatttagttaaacttCCATTCTAAACAGTGTTTTAAAacgttttttacttgaaaatacattaaaataatatttttttatttttaaaaaattatttttatcatcaaaataatctaaaattatcaaaaaaatatattaattttaaataaaaaataaaaaattttaaattaaaaaaaatacaatttaaaccGTGATTTCAAATACTTGCCAAAATTACAGCagtcttttcattttatttttaaccttttgtttttatggtcGACAACAAGCACCTCTCGCTGGATTTTAACAAAGCTAAGTACTAATtagcaaaaaatttaaaacgtCTCGTGTGTAATTTATTGAAACAATATGAAGAAACCTATCTCTAGACTTAGCTAGGTCTAGTTATCTATTGTATTATTAGTATTGTATCTATTATACTAGGATCCATTATACATGGCTCAATGAAATTAGCtaaaatttgtttatatatatatatatatatcctagcATTGCTAATTATGTCAATTATAAAAGGTATCTGACGGATTAATTATATCtgtattttttagaaaactctaaaactgtttattttttaattatactattaattactgttttttacagataaaatcatcgacggattgaaaagttatCGATGATATTTGGAgggtttctaaatttttttgattagattgaaaatttaaattaaatattacaaacggaattaccgacagatTTAAAAGTCATCAGTGATATTTGAAaggtttctaaaattttttctttaaattaaattttaaataaatattacagataAAATTACCGacataatagataaaaatactaatatttaattatctattGGTAAAACCATCAgtaaaatattctaataaaaaaatagaatctcTCAAGTCATAACAAACATGTCTCTCCTCCTTCTTCCTctcatgtaaaaaacatcaacgtCCCTTTTTTCTGTCTTTCTCCTTAActcattctcttctcttctcttctcttctcctccatgcacaagtatgtcttcttctctccttttcttttctcttctcaattttttttaattaacatactttatgaatttgtttttttttctcttctcaactTTACTTGCAATTACATtaaggttatattttttttttcttcttttttagtgttttttttgcattatatttgttttttattttatttttatttttttgttcttgataattgtatgaatgttgttttaggattatatatatatatatatatatatatatatatatatatatatatatatatatgagatcaattttgttggattgtttttttaaaattttactgttcaatttcaattaaattattttatttgttgctaGATTATGGGTTCTGAAATAGGTTTTGTAGGTTCAgtggaaattatttttagttgatttatttatttgttattgttttttttttgttatttatttgttgcaaatttgtttgagttgattttcttttttttttcc is drawn from Populus nigra chromosome 5, ddPopNigr1.1, whole genome shotgun sequence and contains these coding sequences:
- the LOC133695416 gene encoding inositol-3-phosphate synthase 1, producing MFIEKFKVESPNVKYTEDEIHSVYNYETTELVHENKNGSYQWTVKPKTVQYEFKTDIHVPKLGVMLVGWGGNNGSTLTGGVIANREGISWATKDKVQQANYFGSLTQASSIRVGSFNGEEIYAPFKSLLPMVNPDDIVFGGWDISDMNLADAMARAKVFDIDLQKQLRPYMESMVPLPGIYDPDFIAANQGSRANNVIKGTKKEQVQQIIEDIREFKEKNKVDKVVVLWTANTERYSNIVVGLNDTMENLLAAVEKDESEISPSTLYALACIYENIPFINGSPQNTFVPGLVDLAIKRNSLIGGDDFKSGQTKMKSVLVDFLVGAGIKPTSIVSYNHLGNNDGMNLSAPQTFRSKEISKSNVVDDMVSSNGILYEPGEHPDHVVVIKYVPYVGDSKRAMDEYTSEIFMGGKNTIVLHNTCEDSLLAAPIILDLVLLAELSTRIQLKGEAEGKFHSFHPVATILSYLTKAPLVPPGTPVVNALSKQRAMLENILRACVGLAPENNMILEYK